From Chryseobacterium gallinarum, one genomic window encodes:
- a CDS encoding DUF4141 domain-containing protein — MKKILFMVCTALLFAVSPSAKAQWVVVDPSNLASGIINSANEIVQTSSTVSNVIKNFKEVEKMYKQGKEYYDKLKAVNNLVKDARKVQQTVLLVGDVSEMYVQNFGKMMNDPNFSPQELAAIANGYSALLNESTELLKELKQIVTSSSLSLNDKERMDIIDRVYKEVKEYHSLVRYYTNKNISVSILRAKKQNNTKRVLELYGTPNQKYW, encoded by the coding sequence ATGAAAAAAATCCTTTTTATGGTGTGTACGGCACTGCTATTTGCTGTATCACCGTCCGCAAAAGCTCAGTGGGTGGTTGTTGACCCGTCAAACCTTGCATCGGGTATTATCAACAGTGCGAACGAAATCGTTCAGACTTCCTCGACCGTAAGCAATGTAATTAAGAACTTCAAGGAAGTAGAAAAGATGTACAAGCAAGGCAAGGAGTATTACGACAAGCTGAAAGCCGTCAATAACCTTGTGAAAGATGCCCGTAAAGTACAGCAAACGGTTCTGTTGGTAGGTGACGTGTCCGAAATGTATGTACAGAATTTCGGCAAGATGATGAACGACCCGAATTTCTCCCCGCAGGAACTGGCGGCAATCGCCAATGGTTACTCGGCACTCTTAAATGAGAGTACTGAACTGCTGAAAGAACTGAAGCAGATTGTAACCTCATCCAGCCTTTCGCTGAACGACAAGGAGCGTATGGATATTATTGACCGTGTATATAAAGAGGTAAAGGAATACCACAGCCTTGTACGCTACTACACCAATAAAAACATCTCCGTGAGCATCCTGCGGGCAAAAAAACAGAACAATACCAAAAGAGTGCTTGAACTCTACGGAACGCCAAACCAAAAATACTGGTAG
- the traJ gene encoding conjugative transposon protein TraJ, translating into MEFSNLHEVLRSLYDEMMPLSADMAAVAKGVAGLGALFYVAIKVWQALSRAEPIDMYPLLRPFALGICIMFFPTIVLGTINAVLSPVVQGTHAILEDQVLDLNDLQAKKDLLEREAMLRNPETAYLVSNEEFDKKLEELGWSPSDLITMSGMYMDRFAYQTEQAVKNWFRNLLEVLFQAAALVVDTIRTFFLIVLSILGPIAFAISVWDGFQSTLTQWLTRYVSVYLWLPVADLFSSMLAKIQSLIIEKDIAMLADPTYIPDTGNTVYIVFMIIGIVGYFTIPTVTGWIIQAGGAGNFTRNVNQTAMKAGNIASAGVGSTAGNIGGKLMGK; encoded by the coding sequence ATGGAATTTAGTAATCTTCACGAAGTCCTACGCTCATTATATGATGAGATGATGCCACTGTCCGCTGATATGGCGGCAGTGGCTAAAGGGGTAGCGGGCTTGGGAGCATTGTTCTATGTTGCCATAAAAGTATGGCAGGCTTTGAGCCGGGCAGAACCGATTGATATGTATCCCTTGCTCCGTCCTTTCGCTTTGGGTATCTGTATTATGTTCTTCCCGACCATCGTATTAGGCACCATCAATGCGGTACTAAGTCCGGTGGTACAGGGTACACATGCCATTCTCGAAGACCAGGTACTTGACCTTAACGATTTGCAGGCTAAAAAAGACCTGCTGGAACGGGAAGCAATGCTCAGAAATCCGGAAACTGCCTACCTCGTATCCAATGAGGAATTTGATAAGAAACTCGAAGAGTTGGGCTGGTCGCCAAGCGACCTGATTACGATGTCAGGAATGTATATGGACAGGTTCGCCTACCAAACGGAGCAGGCGGTCAAAAATTGGTTCCGCAATCTGTTGGAGGTACTTTTTCAGGCTGCGGCACTCGTCGTGGATACTATACGAACGTTTTTCCTTATCGTACTTTCCATATTGGGGCCGATAGCCTTTGCAATAAGTGTATGGGACGGTTTTCAGTCCACGCTCACGCAATGGCTGACCCGGTATGTCAGCGTTTACCTATGGCTACCCGTAGCCGATCTGTTCAGTTCCATGCTCGCCAAAATACAATCCCTCATTATTGAAAAGGATATAGCAATGCTTGCAGACCCCACCTACATACCCGATACGGGCAACACCGTGTACATCGTGTTTATGATAATCGGTATTGTGGGTTATTTCACGATCCCGACCGTAACGGGCTGGATTATTCAGGCTGGAGGAGCAGGAAACTTTACCCGTAATGTAAACCAGACCGCAATGAAAGCCGGAAACATCGCAAGTGCCGGGGTTGGCTCAACAGCCGGAAACATCGGTGGCAAATTAATGGGAAAATAA